One Plasmodium malariae genome assembly, chromosome: 3 genomic window, ttaaaaataaaaaaaacaaaaaaaaaagtagctatatatatatatatatatatatatgtatacatatgtatacatatgtacattacGAATTAccaattttatgttttaaaattacaaaaattataataaagatTAGCAGAATAATAAGAGGAAAATTCGGTTaattaaaatggaaaaaacagCAAATTGTAATACCGCAAAATATTGTGAAGTcgcattaaaaaaaggaaaaaaaaaaaaaaaaaaaaggaaatagaataaatggaaatagaataaatggaaatagaataaatggaaataaaataaatggaaataaaataaaaggaaataaaaagatattataaaagCATTATaggatataatttattttttctttatttcaaaaattccACATTTTTGGAAGTAaatgcatgtatatacgtTGTGGAGCCGCCTATTAGTGAGGGTACGAACAAAACTACATAcaaaatatgcacatatatagatatttactcatacatatatatgtatatatatgtatgtatatatatgtatgtatatataatgtattttacaTATTGGAATAAGTtcctataaataatacatttgtTATCTGTAAACTATAGAACGGTGTGTTAAAACGCATGCTGGAATACTGAATGAGTTTATAATAAGAGCGAAAgtaacattatatttttgaaatgagctgaataaaagaaaaaagaaaaaaattattattttattatcttttttttagcCTGAAAAGAATTGTGAGATATAAACATTTAcgatataaaataaaataataatttaaattaagtaaaaacGTTATATACAATGAAGTTATATCAAAGAAGGgactaaaataaaatacacaaagatagaaaaattaaaagttaaGCTATTTTTTCGCTATTCTTCAacctgaaaaaaaaaaaaaaaaaaaggaaaaagaggATAAACGAGTATATATCTCTGCTTATAACAACACCCATGTATGTTtctttgtgtatatataacacaAGGATGAAGTTCTAAGATAAAAGGTAAATTATAAGCTCACAGAAAATACATGAAATGATATGACATAAACATAGTGGAACTGTGGTGTAAACACgtatgaaataaaatgggCTGAAATAGAAATTGAAATTTTGGAGCTTTAAAGTTTTGAagcttacatatatatactcaacTTTTTCTTCAGATCAACATCCactatattttgcttttctgttttttaaataataaaaagagtcTTCTATTTTTCGACACTTTCATGTATTAATAACCAAGAAGTAGTTTTTTCATCTAATATTTCGGCGTTCTTTACAAAATCCTACGGAAGGTAAGATGAATATATTTGACGACAAGCTAACTccaatttttctaattttttgaGGTAATTTCTCAAATCATGTTTCGCGAGTGGTGGAAAATGGGTGGAACACACGTGTGCacatgaatatttaaaagtgtatatacaaataataatatatatatatatatatatatatatatatatatttatatatgtaaatgtatataatacatgCTTATGCTTGTGCGTACAAATTTAAAAGTTACCCCGTTGTACTTATTTATGCCTCCATACGCTACCAGTTGGTTTTTCCAAATAAAGAGAACGAAATTAGAACGAGCGAAATTTAAGTTTGGTCCCTCCGTCCATTCTTCAGTTTTGGAATCGTAAATTTCAACTGAACTTAAATCCTTTACACCGGTAGATCCCCcttaaaacgaaaaaatgaaaaatgcaGAAATTTCAAGCTTCAAATTGAGAACTCAAAGTTGCAACTGCTAAGAAACTACCACAAATGAGAGAACTGCAAACGAATAAATTAACAAAGAGAAAGATAAATACCCAGCGAAATATACaacaaggaaaaaatgaagcaaTCTTTTTTTAGACAGTTTTAAAATTGAGAATActacacaaaaaaattttccaaataaaataatatttctttttataaaattttttcatatataccAATAGCATATATCTTGTCCTTAAAAACGATTGTAGCCAACTCTAGGCGCGCCTGTTTTAAAGGCTTGCACAAATTCcatttcatattttgttcatttaaatttaacatTTCTACACTTTTGTGAACTCTGCCATAATTCCCTATTCCATCTTTTCCCCCGATAATAAAAATCGTAtgcttaaaaataattgcaCTTGCTGAATGTCTTACACAGTTAAGAGGTGGCAAAGATATCCAtgcattaattttattatcatagtATTCaacactttttaaaatatgttgaTTTCCTTCTCCAcctaaaataaataaattattatcttCTGTACATATACCGCAAAAATTTGACCTGGAAAAATGCATTAGATTTATttgtttccattttttttcttcggCACAGTATTTTTCAACTAACgcatattttacttttccGTCAGTTCCACCTATGGCTAATATACATCCATTTTTGGTTAAACACAAAAAATGACCGTATCTCAGAAAGggcaatttttttattttcttttgtaaAATGTAATTCTTATCTTCGTCTActgatatatttaaacttATTAACTCATTATTTGagttaattgttttttttgaatcATTGACTGTGTAGGAGTATACTATGTTTATTTCATcattaatttctttatttattattttcgcGTCTTCTTTGTTTATATAACACTTGTTTATTTCTTCATAACAAATTTGACGAGGAACGTTTTTCATACTTTTTGTGTCTATTAACATGTTATCCTTATTTGTTGTATTAATGCTATTTATATCTCGAAAGGTATTATTGTCTCCAGTTGTACCATTAGTGGTCGAATTTGTAgtactaaaaatattatccCTATTTAACATTTCATCCTTATTATTTACTCTAATTATATTTGTGCCAtcattcaaataattttctcTGTGTATACCATCATCTGGGAAGTCCTTACTCAAAACACTCATTTCcttaattttaagaaaaaagaaaaatagatCGAAAAAATTACTGGAGAAGGGCACTTGCAGATGATGGATACgagtatacacatataaatgtatgtacatacatatatatatttatatatgttaggTAAAACAAAATGCCACAAAAAagcaaacatatataaaaagggaAAGGATTAATAGAGTGATGTTctatttaaaaaggaaaaaaagcaaatatgaaaaaaaaaaaaaatgctctAAAAGGGTATATGAACAAGGACTATTTagttacaataaaataacaagTATAATGGACAAAAACAATGCATACTAAagctcaaaaaaaaaaaaaaaaaaaaaaaaaaaaagtaaaaaataattaaaaatatataaaaaataaatagaataaataacaaaGGAACATGTcgtaaatgttttaaaataaaagacaaTTCACCTTTTGACGTTGAAATTAAATGTGTACAATagcttattttattttttttacaaaaatagtGAAAAATGTGTTATCGTGCCGTTTTAGTTGTAGGTACTACGCATAATCGcgtatataaaatgtaaaaattttgtttgtaCGAGTAAGAATTTAATTCATAGAAATATGAATTGAGATGTAagtttatcaaaaaaaaaaaaaaaaaactaagaaAAGAAAcgaaaagaagagaaaagaaaaaaaaatgtcgTGCATTTAATTTTCAATGATGTAGTTTTTTTAGTTTTCGAATTTCAGAATATAGAATAAAggaaaagttttttttttcctccctCAGACATACATTTTTGGTAGTTCATAAgtgtaaaataatttcaaatccaagtacataattaaaatatgctaACGTGAATAAACTACAATATGATCTATGTACGCCTACATGggaatacaaataaatgaatatgcATATAGAACTAAGAGGCGACTTTTGTACatcttttattctttatgCAAAgttcataaattaaaattttaggaAATTATTTCCATATAAACGTAGATTTGTATGGGAAACtgttctaaaaaaatatctttattttaactttttaacgcaatgaagaaaaatttaacaaattaaaatatcCTGGAATCCTATACTTATTGTAGAATGtacccttttttattttattttatttttcattgtatagtaaaaaatggaaattctCTTTATTCTTCATTATGTCAATAAAACTATGGGATATTTTGAAATGGAGCACAACACTCTATGTATGAATTCACTTTTTATGTTTGTAATATATAGTTCAACTGTAATCCTTCCTTTACTTTATTAATGGTACAACAACGAGGAAgtcttatataaaaaatgaaaataaaatcattgattaaaaagaaaaaaaaaatttttttaaaatagaataaaa contains:
- the PmUG01_03031200 gene encoding kelch protein, putative, which encodes MSVLSKDFPDDGIHRENYLNDGTNIIRVNNKDEMLNRDNIFSTTNSTTNGTTGDNNTFRDINSINTTNKDNMLIDTKSMKNVPRQICYEEINKCYINKEDAKIINKEINDEINIVYSYTVNDSKKTINSNNELISLNISVDEDKNYILQKKIKKLPFLRYGHFLCLTKNGCILAIGGTDGKVKYALVEKYCAEEKKWKQINLMHFSRSNFCGICTEDNNLFILGGEGNQHILKSVEYYDNKINAWISLPPLNCVRHSASAIIFKHTIFIIGGKDGIGNYGRVHKSVEMLNLNEQNMKWNLCKPLKQARLELATIVFKDKIYAIGGSTGVKDLSSVEIYDSKTEEWTEGPNLNFARSNFVLFIWKNQLVAYGGINKYNGDFVKNAEILDEKTTSWLLIHESVEK